The Anaerobranca gottschalkii DSM 13577 genome has a window encoding:
- a CDS encoding HDIG domain-containing metalloprotein — translation MDRDQGIQLINQYVKNKNLIKHMLATEFVLAQVAKVLGENEEKWGLAGLLHDIDYDLTHNEPHKHSIIGAEILESHGVDPDIVYAVKVHNEIHGFPRKSNLDKALYSADPLTGLIVASALIHPDKKLNSIDTGFVLNRFAEKHFAKGANREQILSCKEFGFSLEEFIQIGLKGMQEKHRELGL, via the coding sequence ATGGATAGAGATCAGGGTATACAGTTAATAAACCAATATGTTAAAAATAAAAATTTGATTAAGCATATGTTAGCGACAGAATTTGTTTTAGCCCAGGTTGCTAAAGTTTTAGGAGAAAATGAAGAAAAATGGGGTCTAGCAGGTTTACTTCATGACATTGATTATGATTTAACACATAACGAACCCCATAAACATAGTATTATTGGAGCTGAAATTTTAGAAAGCCATGGAGTTGATCCAGATATTGTTTACGCAGTAAAAGTACATAATGAAATCCATGGATTTCCAAGAAAATCCAACTTAGATAAAGCTTTATACAGCGCTGATCCCCTTACTGGTTTAATAGTAGCCAGTGCCTTAATACATCCTGATAAAAAACTAAATTCTATCGATACTGGATTTGTTTTAAATAGATTTGCTGAAAAACATTTTGCCAAAGGTGCTAACCGGGAGCAGATACTAAGTTGTAAAGAATTTGGTTTTTCTTTAGAAGAATTTATCCAAATAGGATTAAAGGGAATGCAGGAAAAACATCGGGAGTTAGGGTTATAA
- the rnr gene encoding ribonuclease R — MREKILQFMKEEAYKPLTLEELVSTLGLKGEEIVIFQNVLEDMEREGEIIKTRANRYGVPERMNLVVGILQGNPKGYAFLTPINPDLDDVYVSSTDLNGAMHNDKVVVRLHKGGFIGKQEGEVIRILNRANTTVVGTFVKSRNFGFVIPEDKRIAQDIFVSKSDFAGAENNDVVVVEITRWPEPRRNPEGRVIQRLGNKNAPGIDILAIMAKHKLPMEFPKSVLEELKDVPEIVREQDLKNRKDFRNLPIVTIDGEDAKDLDDAVYVKKQNNGNFYLSVHIADVSYYVQPNTEIDKEAYSRGTSVYLVDRVIPMLPEKLSNGICSLNPKIDRLTLSLEMEIDPTGKVVEYDITQGVIKTVERMTYTAVNKILVDNDHETSQRYKDLIPMFREMHELMEILNNRRMKRGAIDFDFPESKVELDSEGKPVRIVPRERSVAEKIIEEFMLVANETVAEHIARMELPFIYRIHEKPALEKITTLNEFIYNFGYHIKGSADNLHPKAIQELLKKVKGKKEEKIINTVVLRSMKQAKYSGENLGHFGLAAQYYTHFTSPIRRYPDLIVHRILRWLLTGQLTEKRIKNLNKNMAIYALHTSVQERKAEEAERETLDLKKVEYMERHLGEAFEGIISSVTNFGMFVELENTVEGLVHISTLIDDYYHFNEKTYSLVGERTRKTYKLGDKVKIRVARVNKEEKNIDFILISP, encoded by the coding sequence ATGAGAGAAAAAATATTGCAATTCATGAAAGAAGAAGCGTATAAACCTTTGACATTAGAAGAATTGGTATCAACTTTAGGGCTAAAGGGTGAAGAAATTGTCATATTTCAAAATGTTTTAGAGGATATGGAAAGGGAAGGGGAAATAATTAAAACAAGGGCAAATCGATACGGCGTTCCAGAACGGATGAATCTAGTTGTAGGTATTTTGCAGGGGAACCCTAAAGGTTATGCCTTTTTAACCCCCATAAATCCTGATCTAGATGATGTTTATGTAAGTTCCACTGATCTTAATGGAGCAATGCATAATGATAAAGTTGTGGTAAGGTTACATAAAGGTGGATTTATAGGGAAACAAGAAGGAGAAGTTATCCGGATTCTTAATAGGGCCAATACTACTGTAGTTGGTACTTTTGTTAAAAGCCGTAATTTTGGTTTTGTGATACCTGAGGATAAAAGGATTGCTCAAGATATCTTTGTTTCTAAAAGTGATTTCGCTGGTGCAGAAAATAATGATGTAGTTGTTGTGGAAATTACAAGATGGCCAGAACCAAGGCGAAATCCAGAAGGTAGAGTTATTCAAAGGCTAGGGAACAAAAATGCCCCTGGTATTGATATTTTAGCTATTATGGCTAAACATAAATTACCTATGGAGTTTCCTAAAAGTGTCTTAGAGGAATTAAAGGATGTACCGGAAATAGTAAGGGAACAAGACTTAAAAAACCGGAAAGACTTTAGAAACTTACCTATAGTTACTATAGATGGTGAAGATGCTAAAGATTTAGATGACGCCGTTTACGTAAAAAAACAGAATAATGGTAACTTCTACTTAAGTGTCCATATCGCCGATGTATCTTATTATGTTCAGCCCAATACCGAAATAGATAAAGAAGCTTATTCCAGGGGTACTTCCGTTTACCTAGTAGATAGGGTAATCCCTATGCTTCCTGAAAAGTTATCTAACGGAATTTGTAGTTTAAATCCAAAAATAGATAGATTGACTTTATCATTAGAGATGGAAATAGATCCAACGGGGAAAGTTGTGGAATACGATATTACTCAAGGAGTAATAAAGACTGTAGAAAGAATGACATATACAGCGGTCAATAAAATTTTGGTGGATAATGATCATGAAACTTCTCAACGGTATAAGGATTTAATCCCGATGTTTAGGGAAATGCATGAATTGATGGAAATCTTAAATAATCGGCGGATGAAGAGGGGGGCAATTGACTTTGATTTTCCTGAATCAAAGGTAGAATTGGATAGTGAAGGTAAACCTGTTAGAATTGTGCCCCGGGAAAGAAGTGTTGCGGAAAAAATTATTGAAGAATTTATGCTAGTTGCTAATGAAACGGTGGCAGAACACATCGCCCGTATGGAACTTCCCTTTATCTATCGAATCCATGAAAAACCAGCTTTAGAAAAAATCACTACTTTAAATGAGTTTATTTATAATTTTGGTTATCATATTAAGGGCTCTGCAGATAATCTTCATCCTAAAGCTATCCAAGAGCTTTTGAAAAAAGTAAAAGGAAAAAAAGAAGAAAAAATTATCAATACAGTTGTTTTGAGATCAATGAAACAAGCTAAATATAGTGGGGAAAACTTAGGTCACTTTGGTCTAGCAGCCCAATATTATACCCACTTTACTTCACCTATTCGCCGTTATCCAGACTTAATAGTTCATCGGATTTTAAGGTGGTTATTAACCGGTCAATTAACGGAAAAGAGGATCAAAAACTTAAATAAAAATATGGCTATTTATGCCCTTCATACCTCAGTACAAGAGCGGAAGGCAGAAGAGGCGGAACGGGAAACATTAGATTTAAAGAAAGTGGAATACATGGAAAGGCATTTAGGGGAAGCCTTTGAAGGTATTATCAGTTCCGTTACCAATTTCGGTATGTTTGTGGAATTAGAAAACACAGTAGAAGGATTAGTTCACATTAGTACATTAATAGATGATTATTATCACTTTAATGAAAAGACCTATTCTTTAGTAGGGGAACGGACTAGAAAAACCTATAAATTAGGGGACAAAGTTAAAATTAGGGTAGCAAGGGTAAATAAAGAAGAAAAAAATATAGATTTTATTTTAATATCCCCTTGA
- a CDS encoding potassium channel family protein encodes MNIIEKKRFYFIVFLLLTFIFLATIGYSYLLDVSLIDALYMTVITISTVGYGEVAEMTPTAKLFSIFVIFSGLGMVGYIFTSIGAYLIEGIFNEMWRKRQMQRKIEQLKDHYILCGAGDTGESVITEFQKAKVPFIVIDRREEKVNELIKEGVLALQGDATHEDDLAKCRIKWAKGLISTLATDADNVFTVLTAREMNPDLYIISRAIEKNSRQKLIRAGANNTISPNEIEGKRMAALLLKPTIISFLDIITHAGDVELDLEDVIICCDSQLAGTKLKDAKIPEKTGLIVLAIKKGAENQLHFNPSPNDVLNPGDVMVVLGREEQIGKLREIAGDTGERNPGNFFIKCSK; translated from the coding sequence GTGAACATAATTGAGAAAAAACGTTTTTATTTTATAGTGTTTTTATTGCTTACCTTTATTTTTTTAGCTACTATCGGCTACAGTTACTTATTAGATGTTTCACTGATAGATGCTTTATATATGACTGTGATCACTATATCCACTGTAGGTTATGGTGAAGTGGCGGAAATGACTCCAACAGCTAAATTATTTTCTATCTTTGTGATTTTTTCAGGATTAGGGATGGTAGGTTATATTTTTACAAGTATCGGAGCTTATTTAATAGAAGGCATTTTTAATGAAATGTGGAGGAAAAGACAAATGCAGAGGAAAATTGAACAATTAAAAGATCACTATATTTTATGTGGAGCAGGAGATACAGGGGAAAGTGTCATCACAGAGTTTCAGAAAGCTAAAGTCCCTTTTATAGTTATAGATAGGAGAGAAGAAAAGGTAAATGAACTGATAAAAGAAGGGGTTTTGGCTTTACAGGGTGATGCTACCCATGAAGATGATTTAGCTAAATGCAGAATTAAATGGGCCAAAGGGTTAATTTCAACCTTAGCCACAGATGCCGATAATGTTTTCACTGTTTTAACTGCCAGGGAAATGAACCCAGATCTATACATCATATCCAGGGCAATAGAAAAAAATTCCCGACAAAAGTTAATCAGAGCAGGAGCTAATAACACTATTTCTCCTAATGAAATAGAAGGGAAAAGAATGGCAGCTTTGTTATTAAAACCGACCATAATTTCTTTTTTAGATATCATTACCCATGCAGGGGATGTGGAATTAGATTTAGAAGATGTAATAATTTGTTGTGATTCCCAATTAGCAGGAACAAAATTAAAAGATGCTAAAATTCCAGAAAAAACTGGTCTTATTGTTTTAGCTATAAAAAAAGGAGCAGAGAATCAGCTCCATTTCAATCCTAGCCCAAATGATGTATTAAATCCAGGTGATGTAATGGTTGTTTTAGGAAGGGAAGAACAAATTGGTAAGTTGCGGGAAATAGCAGGAGATACTGGGGAAAGAAATCCAGGAAATTTTTTCATCAAATGTTCTAAATGA
- the smpB gene encoding SsrA-binding protein SmpB has protein sequence MKIITENRKARHEYFIKETYEAGLVLTGTEVKSIRNGRVNLKDSFVRIDNGEAFVYGMHISPYEQGNRFNHEPLRERKLLLHKREINKLFGLTREKGLALIPLKLYFVKGRVKMELALAQGKKLHDKRAAIAEKTAKREIEKAFRERQKI, from the coding sequence ATGAAAATTATAACAGAAAATAGAAAAGCGAGACATGAATATTTTATAAAAGAAACATATGAAGCAGGCCTTGTTTTAACAGGAACAGAGGTTAAGTCTATCCGCAATGGCAGGGTTAATTTAAAGGACTCTTTTGTAAGGATAGACAATGGTGAGGCTTTTGTTTATGGGATGCATATAAGTCCTTACGAACAAGGTAACCGTTTTAATCATGAGCCATTAAGGGAAAGAAAACTCCTCCTACACAAAAGGGAGATAAATAAATTATTTGGCTTAACTAGGGAAAAGGGCTTAGCTTTAATTCCTTTAAAACTATACTTTGTAAAGGGAAGGGTAAAAATGGAACTAGCCCTTGCTCAAGGTAAGAAACTCCATGATAAAAGGGCAGCTATTGCTGAGAAAACGGCAAAGAGGGAAATTGAAAAAGCCTTTAGAGAAAGGCAAAAAATTTAG